The genomic window GTACTGCAAGCTGTTTTCGACAGGGACCGACTTATCAGCAGCGGTGTGAAACAGAAACGTGGGTGGCGTGTCTCGAGTTACTTGAGCGGGCGTGTTTAGCGACGCCAATAGTCTGGGATCCGGTTCGGTTCCCAGCAGATTCTTTTGGCTACCTCGATGTGTGTAAGATGTCCCCATCGATAGAACGCCATAGCATAGAATACTGAAGTCGGGCCGAGAGGAAACACGCGCAATCGGGTCTTCCGAATCACCGCGGATTTGTGCGAAGTGGGTTGAGGCGGTAGCAGCCAAGTGTCCGCCCGCAGAAAAACCAATCACGCCGATTTGCTCTGGATTGACATTAAACTCTTTTGCACGAGCGCGTAGCGTCTGTATCGCTCTTTGGGCATCATGCATCGGAGCGGGATGCCCATAACCTTCGCCCCCATTCCCATTGCCACGCAGTCGGTAAGTACAGATCGCTGAACTGATTCCCATCGATTCGAACCAGGCCGCGAATTCGTGCCCCTCGTGGTCCATCGCGTGCCTGGAATAGCCTCCACCCGGAAAGACCACGACCATCGGAGTCGGCGAATCGGATTTGGCAAGCCGGATGTACAGTTGAGGGTTGTCACCCTCTTGGGTAAAGCGAGCTCCGGGAACACCCAACGGCCAAACCGGCTGAGTCAATGTATTGGGTTCGTCCGCAAAAGCAGTGGTAACCAAATCAGTGGGTAGGTTGGTCATTAGCAGGCACAGCACCAATGGCGAAAGAGAACGAATCGGTAATTGCAAAATCATCAAGAGAGCTCGTAGCCAGGAAATGGGGTGGGTGGGTTGCTTGGAGTTTGCGGAAGCGGAAATCGCCAAACCTCGGACGGCTTGCGCCGCGCCGATGGTATCTCTGGCGAGATCGGCTACCCCCAAATCAAATTTAGCGGAAGCACTCGGTTCCGACGGCTCTGTACGGACCATTTTTGTCGGTCGGCATATTGTAGCGTATCGATGCGACGCTAGGATGATAATTTGTTTAATCGAATGACAAGGATCGAAAGCCTACTGTGACCTCTACGACTTCTCCAACTTGGCCATCCGACGAACGTGCATGCAAGCATGGAACAGGAATAATGTGGCGTTTATCGACGTGGTGGACCGTTCTGCAAACCGCTCTTGAAGAGCGATTGGTTTACCGAGGTGATTTCGCCATCGGCACCCTGATGCGTTTTTTGCCCATTATTACCCAGATATTCTTGTGGTACGCCGTATTCGATGCGATCGATGCCACTTCTGTCACAGCTGACGCTTCGGCAAACTCAACAGGCGGATTGGCCCCAAAGGCAGAGATTGGCGGTTTCGGCTTCGCCGATATGGTTGCCTACTACTTGTTAACGATGGTCGCTCGAGCGTTTTCGAGTATGCCAGGCTTGGCGGCTGGGATCGCTCAACAGATTCGCGAAGGCGAAATCAAACGTTATCTGATTCAGCCGATTGATCTGATTGGTTTTTTGCTGCTCACTCGCATTGCTCACAAATTAGCCTTCTATGCAGTCGCCGTTTTGCCGTTTGCTTTGGTTTTCTTTTTGTGTCGCGACTATTTTGTCAGCGGTTGGCCGCCCGCCCACGTGCTCGTCGCTTTCATTGCATCGCTAATCATGAGTTTCTTGATTGGTTTTTTCTTTGAGGCAGCGATCGGGATGATCGGTTTTTGGTTCTTAGAAGTCTCGTCGCTATTGTTTATTTTCATGTTGTTCTCGTTCTTTTTATCGGGTCATATGTTTCCTTTAACCCTACTGCCCGAAAGCCTTGGTACATTTGTGCAACTATTGCCCTTTAAGTATCTGGCCTATTTCCCCGCAGCCGTTTTTTTGGGCAAGATCCCTGAGGACCAGTTAGCGTTTGAAATGACGATCCAAGCCGCATGGATGGTTTTCTTCATCGTGGTTTGCCGAGTCGGTTATGCTCGAGGCGTAAAACGCTATAGCGGATTTGGTGGTTAAAAACATGAGCAATTCCAACATGAGTCGAAAGGCGAAAGCGAGTCAGATGGATCGTCGAGACATCAAGCGAGTCGGCCCAAATTATGGAAAAGTCTTTTTGACTTTCGCCAGCAATAGTTTGGTTCGCGATATGACGTTTCGACTGAACTTTATCTTGCAGTGCCTTAGCAGTATCGGTTGGACCGCAATGAATGTCGGTTTTTACTTGATCCTGTTTCAGTATACGGGAAGTATTGGAGAGGACACCGGTTGGGATCAAGATAAATTTTTCATCTTCTTGGCAACGACTTGGTTCATCAATGCTCTGGTGCAAGCTTTCTTTATGCCAAACGCTCAAGAATTTAGCGAGATGATCCGCACTGGCGGTTTGGACTTCGCACTACTGAATCCGATCGACACCCAATTCTTGATTTCATTCCGCCGCATTGATTGGAGTGCACTGTCGAATTTCGTTGCCGGTCTGCTGATTCTGGGGTATGCGCTCTATTCCTTGGCGACACGGCAGGTCGATCCGATGATTCCATCGGCTATCTCCGTGATGCTCTATCTGTTCTTTATCTTATGTGGCGTTGCAATTATGTATAGCTTGATGATTTCGCTAAGCGCGACCAGCATTTGGTTAGGACGTAACCAGACACTCTACAACTTTTGGTTTTACATTACCAACTTCAGTCGTTATCCAATGGAAATTTACGATCGCGGTTGGGGCCAATCGCTCTACGGGTTCTTTACGTTTGTCATACCCGTTCTGTTGGTGGTCAACATTCCCGCACGTCTGTTGGCAAAACCGATCAATCCTCATACCGACTATGAATGGATGCTCGTTGGATGGGCGTTGATCGCGACCGTGCTAAGCTTAGTGCTCAGCCGAATGGTATTCAAAAAAGCGTTGCTGAGCTATCGGAGTGCTAGCTCGTAAAGAGCGTAAATCCTTGCTCCCAGGCTCCCGTCTGGGTGCGAGATGGTGGGAGGCTCCCGCCTCACGAACACAGAAGAAGAACAACAACAAGGCGGGAGCCTGCATTGATCCCGTTACAAGGGGGGGGGAGCTATGAAACGAGTTGTTAGAGATCGTTAGAGATCCCTGTGCCGTAGGATCTTTAATAAGATCCACTACCAAAGACGGCGCTCAATGATTAATCGTTTCGACACGTTGAGATTCATGACGTCGTGACCAAGTAAAGCCCGACCATTTAGTTTGTTGCCCGGTTTCGATCTGCGAAATGACATGGTCGATCTGAGGTCCGAGTTCTTCCAGTCGTTCGATGAAGTGCGACACTTCTCGATACGTGTCGGGCGAGTTTGCGGGAGCAATGATTTGCAACCGCCCGATCGCCATTTCGCTGCCGTCCTTCGTCTGATTTGTGAATAGTGGAACGGTGAGACTAAGCTGGTTCACCTTTTCAGGTAACCGAACGGATTGCCATGATGCATGATACGCTTCGTGCAGCCATGCCATGTTAAGATCAATTTTGATGCTTGCCAAATCGTGGGTCTTTGCAAACTCGACCAATGGTTCCCATACGGTTTCCCATTGTCCGCTACCTTGAAGAGTGTGTTGCCGTTCAAGTTTTCGCTTGTCGCACTCTAATCTCGAAGTCGAAAATGATCGATAGGCACCGAGCAAACGACTGGCGACTAACCGAAATTCGGCATAGCCGAAGGAACGCGTAAGGACAAGCATACCGAGAACGAAACAAACGCCGATCGCGGCAAGCCAAGGCAATTCGAAGAAAGTCGAGAGAACCGCCAAACTTGTCGTCACCATGCACAGTCCCGCGACGACAATCAACATGCCGTGGCTCCCAAACTTGGCTTGCAGCAAATGGTGTAAATGAGCGCGGTCGGTCGCATAGATACTGCGCCCGGTTAGCCAGCGACGCATAATGGCAGCGGAGGAGTCGAACAATGGAATCGCTAGAATGGCTACAGGTGCCGATGCCAAAACGGTTGATTCCTTGACGCTCGACCACATCGCTAAAACGGCCACGAAAAAGCCAATCATCATACTACCAGCATCCCCTAGGTAGATGCTCGCAGGCGGTTTGTTAAAGATCAAGAAACCGAGTAGCGAACCAGCCAATGAAAAACAAATCACTCCATTGAGAGAAATCCCGCTGCGGCAACTCAAAATACCCAACCCCGTACAGATGATACATCCAACCGTGGTCGCCATCCCATCGGCCCCGTCAATGAGATTCAAAGCATTGATGGCGACGAGGAACCACAACAGTGTGATTGGCAGAGCGAGCGGGCCGAGCGGCAATTCAAAGCCGAGCAAGCTGATTTCTCGGATCATCGTTCCCGAACCGGCCACCACCGCGACGATCAGAAGTTGCAATACTAATTTTTGCCGTCCACGGAGCGCGAATCGATCATCGATCAAACCGACAGCCAAGATCGAGCCTGCAGCCAAAAATAACAGCACCCACTTGCGATGAAAGCCATGAAGCGTCCCACCTAAGAACATGTGGTCGACTGCTAAAGCAAACAACGTCGCAATCAGGAGCGAGGCGAAGACAGCCACGCCTCCGCCAAGGGCGATTGGTTTGGTTTGCAACTTTCTCTGCAGGTCCGGCTTGTCCACCATGCCGATTCGACAGGCAAACATGCGAACCGAGGGAACGAGCACCAACGCTGCAGCGACCGAGACCGATAGCGTCGCGAACAACAACCAATACATCTAGTGCGCCTGGGTAAATCGAGTAGGGAAGACAATGAAGCAGATCAACGGCCCGCCAGAAGCGGGTGTTATCTTGGGCGACCAATCAAACTCAGTCAACAGCTTATTATAAGAATAAGTGCATCAAAACGAACGGCTGTTTATTCCGAAAGTCAGAAAAATTGAAAGACCGATCCTGACAAGCAATGAAGTCATCCCTTCCAGAAAACACCGCAAAATCCTCCTTTCAATGGGAATTGCTCTTTTCGCTACAACCGGACTTAGCGTCATAAGTGGCGTTTTCCAAATAATTGGCTAAACCGACAGCCCGTTTGGGGCGATAAATAGCCTTGAGTGGTAGTGCTTGACGGCACAACCCTCACCACCCGTAGGACTAGAACCGGAATGCCTTTGCTGCCAAAGGGGGGCCAAATGGCGATTCGTTCATTATTGATGCCGCAATCACGAATCAACGCTCAATGTAGCGTCGCGGACTTAGACAACGACTTGAGCCAACGTGACTCAAGTAGACCAGCCGATCCGTCTCGCTGCAAAGCTCGCATTCGACGCGCTGCAATGTTAGCCGGATTGTCCCTTGTGATCTTGGGTTCTAGCGGATGCTCTTCGCTTTATAGCGGAGCATGCCGTTCGATCCAAAAACAGGATATGCTGAACGACTTTATGATCAGCCATCGCAATCGTGTAATGGCTGCAAAAGCTTGGCATTGCCAAAAGCATACCTTTTGCAATCCGTCGAGTGCCTTTCAGGACGGTTTCTACGCAGGCTATGCCGAAGTCGCTAGTGGCGGTAATGGTTGTATCCCAGCGGTGGCGCCAGCAAAATATTGGGGATGGATGTATCAATCCGCCAGCGGCACTCAAGCCGTCAACGATTGGTTCGCCGGTTACCCGATGGGCGTCAAGGCAGCCGAACAAGATGGCGTAGGGCATTGGAACAATGTTGGCACCGCGCGGATGCCAAGCAACATGAACCAAACGCCTCCAGCCATGCTGCCGGTCGGTGCAGCTCCCGTTTTGTTGGACAACAACGACCCATATAGCCAGCCGACCGATTTGACCAGTCCATTTGTCGATGATTTACCGCAACCTGCGACCAATTCAGAGCTCAATGGACTGCAGCCGAAATCGTCAAACCAAGGGTCTGGATTGAAGGATGCGTTGGAGCTTGGCCCTCACGAAGGTGCGATGATGTCCAACCAAAATGACGGAGCCGTCTCGTTCTCGGCATCGTCATCGGACATCCCCGAGCTTGAGCCGCGGCGGTCGCAGAAGATGGCGTCGAAAGATTCGTCTTCCATCGAGATGGACACGGCAGATCTGAATAGCGTGATCGACAGTATCTTCGGGCCAGGCCCCGAAGCGACGGAACAACCCGCTGCAGCAAAATCACCAGCAGCGAAGTCGGCAACGAAGCAATCCGCGACCGATCTGCCGTTCAGCTTCCAATAAGCGAAGCAAGTTTGATCAACGTCTGAACCGTACCGGTTTAGACAACCCTCATTGTCTTTTGGCGACGCCCAACAAGCGCCCCACTTACGCATACGCATTGACCTTAGTTAGAGAGTTCAGGGATGAACAAGAAATCTTTGCCAGTCGGAAAACGGGCGCGTCACGTACTGCGGTCCATTCAGACCGTTGTCGCCGCCGGTCTTCTAAGCACCTCGTTAACAGGCTGCACCACGATTACGCAGCCCATCGACGGAGTGCCCGCTAATCGGCTACCCGATACGTTCTTTGTCGAACCAAAGAACGATTTGGTGCCCATCGATATTTCGTTGCTTTCGCTCGAACCACCACGAGACTACCAAATCTCGGGCGGTGACATCTTAGGCATCTACGTTGAAGGCGTCTTGCCCTTTAACCCGCCAAACGCACCACCCGAACCGCCACCGGTTAACTTCCCTGGCGAACAGAGCATTCTACCTCCGTCGATCGGCTATCCGATTGCGGTCCAGGATGATGGAACGTTGGCTTTGCCACTCATCGAGCCACTCGATGTCGAAGGCTTAACGCTCGAACAAATTCGTGAAGCGATTCGTGACGCCTACATCGACAACGAGATTCTGCGTCCCGAAAAAGCTCGCCCGATCGTGACAATCATCAAGGAGCGAACTTATGACGTTGTCGTTATTCGCGAAGATGCAAGTCGGCTGAATACACAAAGCCTCGCAGCGGAGTATATTCGTGGTACGAGTGACCGAAGTGCAAGCGGCACGATGGTCCAGTTACCCGCCTATCAAAACGACGTACTGCATGCATTGGTGGAAACGGGTGGCCTGCCAGGTTTGAATGCCAAAAACCAAGTGAAAGTTCTTCGTGCCAGTGAAGCGGATAAACGAAAACGTTCTCAGTTCATGCAGCAGTTCTACGCACAACAACGTGCGTTGATGCTCGATCCGTGTGCTTGCCCGCCGGAACTGCCAGAAGATCCAGCGATCATAAAGATTCCTTTGCGGGTCAAACCAGGTGTGGTTCCTGATATTCCAAAGGATGAGATCACGCTTCAAGATGGAGACATTGTTTACATCGAATCACGTGAAACGGAAGTCTTCTACACAGGCGGCTTGTTACCTGGCGGCGAGTTTTCCCTGCCTCGTGACTACGACCTCGACGTGCTTGGAGCCATGGCTATCGCAGGCCGAGGCGTTGGATCGCAAGTCAGCGGCGGATCAGCCAGTATCATTGGAGGTAGGTCATCAGCGGTACCGCCAGGGATCGTGTACATCTTGCGGAAAACACCCTGCAACGGGCAAGTCGCCATCGAGGTTGATTTGACCAAAGCGATTAACGATCCAAAGAGTCGACCGCTAATCGCGCCAGGTGACACAATTATCTTGCAATACCGTTGTGAAGAGGAACTGATCAACTTCGGTATCGCAACCTTCTTCACCTACGGTCTACGAGAACTGCTACGCTAAGAAAGTCCTGCAGACACTTGCAAACCGCACGGAAGCCCACAAGCTCCCGTGCGGTTTTTTTTTGTCATCATTCGCAGATCGCCCATGAATCGTTCCAGTAGCCGCGTCTCGCCGAGACGCGAACCACAGCCACCGCGTCTCGCCAAGACGCAAACCACAGCCACCGCGCCTCGCCAAGACGCAAACCACAGCCACCGCGCCTCGCCAAGACGCAAACCACAGTAGCCGCGTCTCGCCGAGACGCGAAACACAGCCACCGCGTCTCGCCGAGACGCGAACCACAGCCACCGCGCCTCGCCAAGACGCAAACCACAGTAGCCGCGTCTCGCCAAGACGCAAACCATAGTAGCCGCGTCTCGCCGAGACGCGAAACACAGCCACCGCGTCTCGCCAAGACGCAAACCACAGCCACCGCGTCTCGCCGAGACGCGAAATCCCCCTGTCTCGGAGAGACACAGCGACATGAAAGCGAAAGGCAACTATCACTCCATCAGCAGCCCTCTATTGGCGAAACGGCTATTTTGAAGTGCCGGGTAGGCGATCAAGTAACAATCCCCAATAATTAGCGTTTCTTGACGACCACTATTACTCATAAGCGTGCCACCACCATGTTGGATTCTGCCTCGGAACTAATCAAACTGCAGGAAAGCGGCGACATCACCGCCGCCCAGATCGTTCAAAAGGCAATCTCGAATATCGAGTCTTCTGATGAGACGATCAATGCGTTCACCCACGTCGATGCGGAAAGAGCGCTCGATATCGCCAAAAAAATTGATACCCGCCGTGCTGCTGGTCAACCGCTTGGACCACTCGCTGGCGTGCCGATTGCCGTCAAAGACAATCTGTGTTCC from Novipirellula aureliae includes these protein-coding regions:
- a CDS encoding alpha/beta hydrolase produces the protein MVRTEPSEPSASAKFDLGVADLARDTIGAAQAVRGLAISASANSKQPTHPISWLRALLMILQLPIRSLSPLVLCLLMTNLPTDLVTTAFADEPNTLTQPVWPLGVPGARFTQEGDNPQLYIRLAKSDSPTPMVVVFPGGGYSRHAMDHEGHEFAAWFESMGISSAICTYRLRGNGNGGEGYGHPAPMHDAQRAIQTLRARAKEFNVNPEQIGVIGFSAGGHLAATASTHFAQIRGDSEDPIARVSSRPDFSILCYGVLSMGTSYTHRGSQKNLLGTEPDPRLLASLNTPAQVTRDTPPTFLFHTAADKSVPVENSLQYYRACVEHGVSAEMHLFNEGGHGLGMAHSVAGTSQWPELCRAWLMRITEAND
- a CDS encoding ABC transporter permease, coding for MWRLSTWWTVLQTALEERLVYRGDFAIGTLMRFLPIITQIFLWYAVFDAIDATSVTADASANSTGGLAPKAEIGGFGFADMVAYYLLTMVARAFSSMPGLAAGIAQQIREGEIKRYLIQPIDLIGFLLLTRIAHKLAFYAVAVLPFALVFFLCRDYFVSGWPPAHVLVAFIASLIMSFLIGFFFEAAIGMIGFWFLEVSSLLFIFMLFSFFLSGHMFPLTLLPESLGTFVQLLPFKYLAYFPAAVFLGKIPEDQLAFEMTIQAAWMVFFIVVCRVGYARGVKRYSGFGG
- a CDS encoding ABC transporter permease; its protein translation is MDRRDIKRVGPNYGKVFLTFASNSLVRDMTFRLNFILQCLSSIGWTAMNVGFYLILFQYTGSIGEDTGWDQDKFFIFLATTWFINALVQAFFMPNAQEFSEMIRTGGLDFALLNPIDTQFLISFRRIDWSALSNFVAGLLILGYALYSLATRQVDPMIPSAISVMLYLFFILCGVAIMYSLMISLSATSIWLGRNQTLYNFWFYITNFSRYPMEIYDRGWGQSLYGFFTFVIPVLLVVNIPARLLAKPINPHTDYEWMLVGWALIATVLSLVLSRMVFKKALLSYRSASS
- a CDS encoding glycosyltransferase family 4 protein: MYWLLFATLSVSVAAALVLVPSVRMFACRIGMVDKPDLQRKLQTKPIALGGGVAVFASLLIATLFALAVDHMFLGGTLHGFHRKWVLLFLAAGSILAVGLIDDRFALRGRQKLVLQLLIVAVVAGSGTMIREISLLGFELPLGPLALPITLLWFLVAINALNLIDGADGMATTVGCIICTGLGILSCRSGISLNGVICFSLAGSLLGFLIFNKPPASIYLGDAGSMMIGFFVAVLAMWSSVKESTVLASAPVAILAIPLFDSSAAIMRRWLTGRSIYATDRAHLHHLLQAKFGSHGMLIVVAGLCMVTTSLAVLSTFFELPWLAAIGVCFVLGMLVLTRSFGYAEFRLVASRLLGAYRSFSTSRLECDKRKLERQHTLQGSGQWETVWEPLVEFAKTHDLASIKIDLNMAWLHEAYHASWQSVRLPEKVNQLSLTVPLFTNQTKDGSEMAIGRLQIIAPANSPDTYREVSHFIERLEELGPQIDHVISQIETGQQTKWSGFTWSRRHESQRVETINH
- a CDS encoding polysaccharide biosynthesis/export family protein — encoded protein: MNKKSLPVGKRARHVLRSIQTVVAAGLLSTSLTGCTTITQPIDGVPANRLPDTFFVEPKNDLVPIDISLLSLEPPRDYQISGGDILGIYVEGVLPFNPPNAPPEPPPVNFPGEQSILPPSIGYPIAVQDDGTLALPLIEPLDVEGLTLEQIREAIRDAYIDNEILRPEKARPIVTIIKERTYDVVVIREDASRLNTQSLAAEYIRGTSDRSASGTMVQLPAYQNDVLHALVETGGLPGLNAKNQVKVLRASEADKRKRSQFMQQFYAQQRALMLDPCACPPELPEDPAIIKIPLRVKPGVVPDIPKDEITLQDGDIVYIESRETEVFYTGGLLPGGEFSLPRDYDLDVLGAMAIAGRGVGSQVSGGSASIIGGRSSAVPPGIVYILRKTPCNGQVAIEVDLTKAINDPKSRPLIAPGDTIILQYRCEEELINFGIATFFTYGLRELLR